The Strix uralensis isolate ZFMK-TIS-50842 chromosome 4, bStrUra1, whole genome shotgun sequence genomic interval acattctgaCATAAATAGCTTGTGTCTCAGTTTGCATGACTATAATGAGAGATGATgagaaaatgccagaaaaaaattattgagaTGTGGTGTTGCTCATTGTTCTTGGTTTTTTCATGACAAAAGATTCTAAAATAGAGCATCTGAACTCAAAAAAATTTGGTTGTTGAACTTTTTCTTAGTTCAAGAGAAGGGTGACTTACAGCTTTTCTCTTATTGAACAACTATGTACAGGCCTCAATTGAAGTTGGCATgaactttaatttttgttcagtttattTACTTACAAATTACAGAGTTATCAGATTGGCACATTCCAAAATCCTGTTACTTGATCCATTTTTTTGAGATCTGAGTAGGTTCCTGGAACTAGGCTGGAGTAAGGGGAGTGCAGTCTCTAGACACTCTCTGTGTTTTAATATGCCCAACTTGTGCTTCTTCGAACGGGCTGTGCGGTGCTGTCAGCTGATGGAAAGGGCTGACAACTGTGTGGCGGTCACTCCGTAATACGGGAGTGTCTGGGCGTGATTTAGTTTGTGGACTTTTGTTTGTGAACtattgtttgttttccttagtaCCAAAAATTGAAGTGGGGGGAGCACTGCATAATTAAACAACGGGATCAACATCTTATATCGCAAAGTAATACTGTCAAAAGAGAGCATTGGACTGGTGTGAATTCTGGTTCTGGGATGTCTGCATTAATACGCAGTGCTACAAAAGGACGAGTTACTTAGAAACTATGGAGTAGTTTGTTAAGGATATGACCCTGTCAGAAATTCTTGTGCTAGCAAGTAAAGCAAAAGGCCTGATAAAATGTAGATTAGCTAGTAACAAAGGGGCTTTGTATCTTTTGTAGGTCAGCAGCTGAGTGTGTTTGACAAGAACTGAAATTTAATGTCTCCTGTAGCAACCATGACACTAGTCATTTTTAAATCCACTGTACCAGTGGTACTCTGGTTTTCATTATCCTTTTCAAATTTTTATGTAACCTCTGAAGTCATTTAGCTCCTGGAGGGAGACTTAGGGATCCTTGCAATTAGGCAAAAATCACACTAAACAGGCAAAATTTCTAAAACATAAGTTAGGActatgtttgtgtgtttttaaaaagaaaaatctttgacaTCTAGAGAGTCTGTGAAGTAGAAACATTTGAAGTTGGAGCAAATAATGTTTCTTGCACTTCATTTTTATAGTTCGGAGTGCTGTCATGCTCAAGCTTTGTTACGTGTTTTGAGAATGCTCTGGGACAAATTTTATGAAGGAAATTTGAGAATGAAAAGGAGGGTGTCTGCATATATGAGCATGAAATATTTAGTCTGCTTAGACTATAtgaatttaaaagttaaatgctTCGTTTTAAGATCTTGTGAAATTATATATCCTCACATATGATAGTTTGCTCTTTAAGCTTGCTTACAGAATTTAAATACTAGCATGTTTTTGAGGTGtcagaaatttaaattatttatataattcAAATAGATAAGTCTAGTATTTCCTGTGTCTAACAAAGtctaaacatatattttaaaatacattaaaaccagCAAATTGTCAAAACCAAGCATTCTGAATGTATAAAATGGTAGAATTACTGTTCCGTCTACAGtcttaattttgttcctttttgagTGTGTTTTGATCTGCTTTAAttagcagagagaagaaaaagaaaaaaaacccaaactagtGTGCAGTGTATGGGAAGGGTGGTCCTTAGTGAATAATAACTATTTTGATgtatatttttgttctttatagTAATGGTACGGGTTAATGCCTTAGGTAGTACACAACATTTAAATGCTACTTAAAATTGAGAGTTAATAATTTTATTGTGAGTTTCCTATGGTTTGTAGACAGTAATTGTCTTTATGGTATGTTATGAGTTGGTATATTTAGCAATAGTTTTACTGTAAAGTCCTGTATAACCATTGATTTTTCCATAGATTGTGTTTAAAATTACCAGTTGCTGGCAGTGTTGTTGATAGTTTGACTGAGGATGCCTCACACACACTCAGCCCCCCAAAATAGTTTCTATTATTACCTTTGGTACCTGAACTTTGTATCCAGATTTCTTCTGACTTTGTTTGTAATTGAGTGCTCAGTATTATCTGGTTCTATTTGCTCTAAATGggatgctggaacaggggagtgATACCTGGTAAGTGTGGGATGATCACCTAGGTGAACAGGCACACCACATCCAGACACCTTATGTCTTACAGAGATTCAGCTGGTGCTGTGGCAGTTTAGCAGAAAACTTTGGAGTAAAAGAGACttccaaagtttaaaaaatagcAGCACTGGTAAAATTACAAGTAATtaaagttttttgttgttgtcttaaCAGTGAACGTGTTAGTAAACTGAACTATAGGCCAAACTACTACCTGTTACGTAAAAATGCATTCTTATGACAAACTTAATTTCATCCAGGTAtgtccctaaaaaaaaaaaaaaaagtgggtatGATCAAGAAGCCTTAAACCTGAACTCTATAGCAACTGTCTGTTTTTTCTCATGTGTCTTACTGAGAAGTATGCACTGCTTGCTTACTTTCTGTTCCTCCAGAGGAGCTGAATTCTCCGACAGTCTTGTCTAGGCAGATGAATGTAGTCATGGAGCCCTGCAGTGCTTCCTGCAAATCTGGAGAAATCCCAAAAGTAAAAGAGGCTTTatcctgctgccttctccttgTCCCCAAAAGTCTAGCAACAGGCTAGCAGCTGGCAGCTGCGGCAATCAGCTGAGCTATTGCTGGCAGTATCTAGTGCTCACATGAAAAGGAAGTTGGGAGGCCCTCTGCAGCATGCAGGGCCTGGATCATTGTGTGTGAAGGATCTGCCCTTTATCTGCCACTGGGTGTCTAATTTATgattgcttactttttttttttttaattgtttgggaGTGAGGTGTCTGTATTCCATGGACACATCAAGATGTGTGTAATCAAGATTTTACCAGTGTTTCCTGTGCATGGTGTATTCTTTTCTGTGCTTATACAAGTGATTACATAGTGCTTGTTGTCCCTAATAAAACACTTTATATTTTGAATGGTAATTGCAAAGTATCCAAGCATCTATTTGTTTGGATCATGTGTAGTTTAGGTGTGCGTGCATACTGTTCTTTGTACCACAGTGTTCTAGACCTACCATATTTCAATGGAGAAGCACACAAAGCAGACTGAAAGCAactaaattctgtttcttttctttcagctattTACTGAAACTGGTCACTCTTAAAATGCCATTTGATAGCCTCCTGCTGGATGTCCTTAGTGTTAAGTCCGTAGCAGGTTGTGGACCAGCAGCCATGAATACCGATCATCATTTTGTGAGCTCTGTGACCTGGCCAAATTTCCTCCCACCATTTAGCTAAACTACTAAGCTATGGAATGGATTTAAGGGTCCCATGGGAGGCCCTGTTGTTGGTCTTGCTGGGTGGTTCAACTGTAGTAAACCAACTTGTAAGTCATcaaaaaagagggagagataCTAGTTCTGTAGAGAGGTCTCAGAGAGACTGGGCAAGGCATTAAGAATaccttaatgaaataaaaatgggtGTTGAAACTAGCTTTAAAATATTACCTACTGTACCTAGgaataaatgttaaaatgaaaatgttggaATATCCTGTATAGCTATTATAATCCTTAGTATAAGCATCTATTTCTTGTGGACATTCATATTTCTCAATAAATTATTGTATGCTATATAATTTAAATGGATAAGAGGCTAAAAAGCTCACctattaaagatttaaaataattaatattctGAGTTGAAAGCAAACCTTCAAAACTTAGAAGTAtataggcattttaaaaaaacagttactacatttatttaatgttttctgtttaaaaatgttgtGAAACAATAGAGCTGGAAAGTGCATCTTCTCAATGAAAAGTAGTATCCTGTGTAGGATTTTATTCTATCTTTCAGTGTTCTATGGCACTAGAGTTTAAGTTGACCAAAGCCTGCATGCTACAGGCTTTTCAAAAGTGTCTGTTGAGATCTTGCAGCAGAAGTGATAGCCTTGCCCGAGGTTAATTCATCATTTCTCTCTTTCAGGTTCATGTTGGGGAGAGGTCTAAAACGCAAGCTGAGTGACTATGAGGAGAACATGGCTGGTCTCTCGAGTGCCTTTGATTCCAGTCGAAATCTGCCATATCCGCTTAAGAGGCAGTTGGTGCTCAATATGTGCCTCACCAAGTTACAGACATACAAAATGCTGGTGGAACCGAACTTGCACCGCTCTGTCCTCATAGCCAACACGGTTCGGCAAATCCAAGAGGAAATGAGACAAGAGAGTAATCAGCAGCCAATTAATGTCTGCCCTGGCATTACTCCTAGTTCTCACAGCTACACAGGGATGGAGTCATCTGGGATTTCTCTTCAGTTGCCTTCAGGTATTAGTCAGCAAGAGTCTAACTGTTGCGACTTGCGGTCTGTAGAAGACCCAATTGAAAATAGCCTGCTGATAGTTTCAGATGATGATATGTCATCTGCTATTTCATCTATTCTGAAGGATTTAGACTTTGTAGAAGATATAAGCCCACCTACTTGTCTGGTTCCAACTGGAGATGACCAGCCAAAGTTTCCAGAAAATACCGGTCTAAAACTAGAAGATGATAGACAGGATTTGAAGGGAGCTGAATGTGTGTTCGGTTCCTTTGAGATTTCAAATTCAACTAGTTACTTGAAGGATTTGGCAATAGATGACATTTTTGAAGATATCGACACGTCAATGTACGATTCGGACTTTTGTTGCCCTCCGCTAATGCCGCCCAGACCACCGTCTCTTGCTACAGAAGAACCGTTGAAGACCTTTCCATCTTGTAATTCTTCTTCAGCGAGCAACATTCAGATATGTAGAACAGATCTGAGTGAGTTGGACCACATCATGGAAATTCTCGTTGGATCCTGATACTTGTTTTACCCAAAGATACTTTTTAACTGCCACTTCCATTTGGTTTCAGGATAAAAGCCACTGGAAAAGTTGTAAAGAATTCTTTAAAacacaaactaaaaataatttgtcagTAGTGGGATTTTCTAAATAATTCCAAAACCTATAAACCAAAAAAgtggcagattttttttaaaaaaagaaatatttatttatcagaACTGTGCAATCATCTTTTTCCTTCCAGGGTGTATGTGGAACAATAGGCACATACCCTTATCACCCCTCATGCCTCTTTCAATAAACTTTTTTATGTGCAATTTTTAATTTGTCAGAAGAATTTACATGCAAAACAAATTTCATATAAGATGATCTTTTACAAAGCCtccactttatttttaatatcagagTCTATGCCAGGTTGGCATACGTCAAGTTGCGTAGTTGGATTGCGTGGATTGCAGACACATTACTAGAGATgggtatattttaaaaatgagacacactttgctttcttttgatcAGAAAAGCAGATTAAGACACTTATCAACGAAGTCTCTTGCATTTTCTAAAGCATTcagaactatttatttttgtaaattttatagTCTTTCTACATTTTACTACGTTACTTCATCATAGTTCAAATATAATGGACTTCTAGTTGGATGTGTTTAGCACTACCTCTGAGCTGAAATGCTTTAACTCTTTCCAGTGCTTCGTCTAAGACTGCAGatctttttgtttctatttttttcctgggggAAAGTACTTCTAACTCATTAAGCTGATCCTTTGACAGTGACCTAGCTGATTTGTGAAATCAAGGGTATTCAatgtttaaaaacttttaagTATTTACAAATGTAATTTATATGTAGATTGTGcaatttaacatttttctgtcaGTATTACGTGCTTAGATTTTGAGTAATCTTGGCgttctttaaattaaaacttaCTATGTACAGGTAgctttttaatctgttttggAAAACACTGTCCCTCAACCCTGCTTTCACTACAAAGTTTAAGATGATTTTTATGtgcaatattatttaaaaagatacACATTTGTATACCTGGCATTGTGGAAAGAAACGCTTCAAACTTAAAACTTCTAGCACCTTTGGAGGATACTCAAGAGAGTCAACATTTCTGTATCCTTTAAGAAACAAAGTTGAGAACACTTCTTACTACACCAGTGCTTACTGCTTTGAATACTCCTGAAATACTCACTGCTCTGTGGTGCCTCAGTGCTGCTGACGGAGCGCcatgctgcagctctgccccgAGGGCTCGGGGTCTGTCTGACcgctcagctgcagcacctgaGCTGGGGCCTGCGGGGGCTTTGGAAGCTTCGTGGTGGTCGCTGCTGCTGCCGCAGattgtgctggggaaggaggggtgcGTGCGTATGGCAGGTgtgtatataagtatatataagCGCACTCATTAACTGAAGATGAGATTTGCAGTGAGAGCTATTTTTCCGTGAGACAGTTTGGATACTGTGTTTCAGCTTGAACTGAGGTCTGTATTGATCCTTGCTATTGTCTTCTGAACTACACACTTGCACATTAgtttttgggttgtgttttttactttttaattataaaacttTTACTTTGTTCTTGAAAGCTGCAGCACCTGTCTTGTAAGAAAATTTGCAGTTGTAAaagctttgctttggtttgttgtttttttggggttttttttttttttttttgttctgctgagACTTTTCATGAACGGGACATcggcagaggaaaaaaacattgccTGTGTGTTGCATCTCACAAATGTTGAAATCTTGGCCCTATCGCAGGGGCCAGGGTGTCACCTAATATTTCTAGTCTTAACTGATGCTGTGGCACACCTACCTTGTGCAAagatctccttttttttttttcttttttttttttttttactgtgactaTTTTGGTTAACAGTTAGCTGCCGATACAATTTGGTATCCCAAACCAATGGAGAACCAGTTCAGGTCACATCCTCGCAGCCATCTGGGTTGTTTAGCAACCGAAGggtataaatgtatttatatgcatataatgTATTGATTCTAATATAAAACTTCTGATCTAAAGTATTTTGAATTGCTGGATAAAGGGATTTGTTTGAAGAGTGTATAAATAGTTCTTGAAGAGGTACAGCTTCAGAATGTACACAGATTGTGCATTGTGTATAGACTACTCTGGCTTTTCCTCAGCCTCTACTTTTGTATTAAAGATATGACTGAATAAATCATTGAAATATTAAGGGCCTTCTGCACTGTGATGAAGCAGAGTTGTggttaaaaatgtctttaaattcaGTGATGAGggataaaataaaaagcctgcatctgatttctttttgcatttgaaaatatggAATGTTACTATGCAGTAAAGATATTTTGGTATGAAAATTGTATCATGTAGCAAATAGTGAACACTTAATAAATCCACTTACCTTGCAGCCCCTACAGGAACGTAAGAGTAGACAACTTGCTTTTCAGCGTTTACATGCTAAAGTTTTTTGtatacttcagaaaaatactaaATTGTTGGTAGATATTTTATCAACAattcaaaatgcaatttttgcTCGAGTGCTTGCTACAAAGCTCTGTTTCTAATTGGTTGCTTGCATCACAGTGCCAAGACCGTAAGCTGGTATGTAATGCAGTTCAGTTATGTATGGAATTATGTGCAAAgggaagtttaatttttaaatatgcacaaactaattttaaaatccttccatGTAAAATGAAGTTAGAGGCTAGTTGTGGTGGACCTATTTATTGTATGTTTGGAAATAAAGCCACAGTTTTGCAGTTTAACCATTTATATTTTGAAGCCTTCGGTATTTGactgttttgaaagcaaaacaaacaaacatggtACCTTGCCACCCTTCATTTAGTCTTTTACTCACAAAGTTGTAACATTTTCCTTAGGTGGTTGCTTTTTttaccctctttttttcttttccttttccccttacCTTCTCCCCAGAAATACTAAATGCCTTAACAGCTTTGCTGTTATGGAAATTACGGGCACCAGCTGCCGTAGCAGGGTTCAACTCTAGATTTCCACATAATCTGAAAGATGGGTTTTGTTTATGAAAGTACTTTTTATTAATAGTGCTACAGCTTGAGCTGGGTGCCTCCAAAGAGAGACCAcgaacaaagaaatccctgggccATTACACCCTTACAGTCTAAGTTCCCTACCCCTCATGTGGTACTTTGGACCAAAAATAGTATTAAGGTCTGGGGTCTTGCTTTTTATTGGTTTTActtgtttgctgttttgtcaCTAAGCGGTCGCTAAGTGGTCGTTGTCTTATACAATATCACATCCTCCTAGGTTGGTTTCAGCCGATGCTGTAGCTAGCTGTGTTGTAACATGGTTGTTACAGTTCATACACCACGATCTGTAGGCTTGGGTCTACTTCAGCTATTAATATTTAAGCTGCTAGCTTTGTCTGCTCTAGCTATTATTAATGTTTAAGCTGTTAGCTCTAAGTTTTGACTTTTTCTACAACACGGCATCCCCTTTGTGCGTCCCGTCCCCACAGAACATGGCATGGCCCACAGAGCAGTTTTTTTCTGGCCAGTGGTGTGGGGGATTCCTGTTGTGAATAGGTGATGTGTGTGTTAGCACTGAGCTGTCCTCTGGTTTTTGTCCCAGCTGCCCTATGTAGCCTCCCCGGCCCACGCAGCTCTTAGTGTTGCTTCAGGGGTTGCCATGCTTGGAAGCAAGTGTCAGGGACAAGTGTCCTTGATGCACATACCATTGACAGGTCAGACTTGTATACTCGTCAGTCTGGGGCAAAAATACTGCCACTCTGTGCTAGTGGAAGGTTGTTTGCTAGTCTGTGCTGATACAAACTACACCAGTGACTTCAGGTTTAAAGGTTTCCGTCCTTCCTGCTGGGAACCTCTAAAATGAGATCCTGACTCCTGCGATGAACTTCATTTTATTAATGAGACAGCACTGGCTGCTACTTACAGACCAGGAATTCCTCCTGCCTTTTGTCTTGGAACCTGCTGACCACAGCATAAAAAGCACAGATCTAGAAATAACTTTTTTGGCTGTGAGGTGGTTCCCATCGTGACGTTAGCCCTGCGACTGCGCCGCTGAGCGGGACAGCACCAATACTGTGACCCAGGCCTCCTCTTGTACTGATGGGTCCTGAAGTTTGGCAAGAGAAAATGCTGCCCTGTGAAGGTATGCTGCAgtttagtcttttaaaaaaatacttttgaagtaTTAATTTCAGGTCATGTTGAGATCTTTTAAAGGTGGTGTAGGTTTTCATATACTTTCATCAATTTTTGTCACACTGAAAGATCGGAACTTAAAGTATGCTGAGCAGCACAGCTCAGTGCAGTGCTGGCTTAAAACGTGGGGAGGTGCAGGTACTACCCAGAGTGCTGTCTAGCTCAGCATCCTGTATACTGGAACTGAGACTTAAAAAGATGTAACTTCCCAGCTCAGGCAAGAGtaaaatatacaaaagaaaatgtacaaaagaaaagaacactAGTTCTGTCAGGAAGATGAGTTATAATTAGTTGCAAAACTGATTTTGAGCTATTAAAAACCAATATAAGAAGTGAAGAGTTAAGCTATTAAGATGCAGAAATCTGTCTGTACAGTATGTATTATTAAAGCAGAGGTTCAGGGAGCCTGGAAGATTTTTGGCATATAGGTATTTGCCCAGAATTCACAGGAATCTTGCcttgactgaaaaagaaaagtgttgCAACTTCCTTCCATACATTTTTCCCTCATTAGGACCTCTCTCTCCCAGCAGAGCGCTGGGCCAGGCTGGCTCTGTGCTGGCACCCAGGCTGTGTGGTGGGATGGCAGTTTTGGGGACTCTCACCCCTATTTCGGTAGAAGGGAGAACTTCTGCCAGATGTGACTGAAGGGTGCCTCTTGCATCTGCTGGCTGcatgggttggttttgttttctttgaatccTCCAGAGTGGATCTGGCAAGTTAAACTCAGATCTACAGTGGAGTTTGGGGGTTTAACAATTAATTTGAACGCAGCTCATTTTTAGCCAAATTCCCTCTGCCAACCTAACTGGAGTAGGAGTACTCCAGAAAgtccttccattaaaaaaatgggattttaagTTAAATCCAATTAAAAAATGGGGGAAttattaaaactgattttcacTATTAAAAAGATCAGAGTGCTTTTAAATGACCCTGCACTTTGAAAAGAACTTTTAAGCtttcacaagatttttttattttactccaaGTCTTCTGCATATGTTTAACCAATGGTGGGTTTATGGTATACGTAGAAGTCATGCTAGGGTCTAGAAtgctttttttggttggttggggtttttttggttaatcAAATTCTACATGTTCTttggacttttaaaaataagtctacAAATCCTAGGAATAtgccttttctaaaaaaaaacttcacaaaacTTTGCCTTCCtactctgttcagttttaagCATTGTTGAAATAAGTTCCCTAAAATCTTACTTCTGTTGTAGCTTTGAACAGAATAtgcactgaaatgttttcagtctttcacaatgtagttcttttttttgcaaaactATTTACAGTGTTCCCTCcacaaaggaaacatttcagtaATTATACTTCTGgtttgaacttttaaaaatgggtATATTTTCCCTCTAatctcagtggaagaaaaaggCATTTCTGCCTAGCTCTGCTGTCTAAAACTCTTGCCTTGCTTTAGTTTTCACCTTTTCAAAATCCTAAGCAAATGTCAGAAGTCTATTTGCTTTCCACAGAGTACAGTAACATGTTTAGTTCATCAAAACTCAGTATTTCACAGCTGAGATTAGACCTAAGATTAGAAGTTATTAAATCTGTATCTTAAAACATACCAAGATACAAAGTTTTATTTCCTCTGTGCCCCCTTTTCACAGAAGGAGCACCTGCTGCTCCCCAGTGCAGTGGAGCGGGTAGGCAGTGGTtgttggggcaggcaggagccaggAAATGACTAAAGGAAATGAACAGCCACTATTTGTGCAGAACACACCAGAGGGGTTTCCGGCACCCCTTGTTTCCCAGGATAACAACAGAAGGCAAGGCTACTTTCTACTATTGCAATACGCCTGAAAACAGTCAACTAAAATTTAGTTTGTCTGCCTGAGCATGCTCTCTTGTCAGTTAATAGTGCAGCTTTCCCTTTGTGAGTACCCCCAAATACACAGATTGTCTCCAGATTCTGATGAGGGCTGGAGGACTGCACAACCTTGAAGCTGAATTGAATTTGTAGTTTTAAAGCTGATAGTCTTTCTCTCTGAAGAGATGGAACTTGTTCATCTGACTGGAGACAGGAGTCGAAAGGTCTCTTGGTTGTGTTGTGCAGCCTGTGGTTAGAGGCAGTAAGGGCTCAGGTGGCCCTTCAGAACAATCTGAAATGTGGAGCCCATCACCTTTGGAACCCCGAtagttttttccccactgaatCATAAAGGgctgaaacctttttttttttttccccaatctgtACCTTGGACAGGGCTGTAAAAACCTGCTACTAAGAGGGAAAGATGATGGATTCACCCTTCTCCTGAGGTAACAGTGCAAAACATTCTTAGATACATTAATCTGATGTTAGCAAAAGCAAACTGGAAAGTCCAGAAGAGGGCCTCTGGGGGCTGGTGCTGTATATGCTACAGATTGCCCCCTCGAGCACCTCTGCAGGGCCCTGCTTGTCCAAAAGCATAAAAATGGGGTTTTATAATTGATTTCAATAATGTTTATTACCAACCTCAGCTATCCCTTCATCATTTATTGGCATTTTTTTGTGAGTGTATGACTTCAATCTATGTAATACATGTTTGAATGTTCTGAAGGACTTATAAgggaaactgaaaattaattcaaatccAGTGTTAAGTGAAAAAGTTAACCTGCTCTTGCATCCATGTGGCGTTCCCCTGCAAGGCCAGGGAAGCTGCTGAGCCACTTCCAAACAGCACTTGTCCAAATGGCCTGTTCCCATTTACTGACTAACCAACACACAGTCATTCTATGCTAATAGTACTGAGGTACCATAAACACTGCTGAAgttataaattattataattgTAATTTCACTGCTGAACAGTTTACTAGATGAAGGGTTGGAGTCTGACAGTGctttttaatattcttaattCTAAGAACAGAAAAGGCACATCATTAAATAATGAACTGATTTAGTTTTGGAATATCCAAGTTTCTTCCCTGCTTTTAACACATATCAGTTGCAGTGCTTagaaactctttaaaataaaaagccatatCAAATTCTCATATTCAGAATGGCTAAAGCAGTAAATGGTTTAGTAACTTGCATAAAAGTTATTACCAATGAATAAACGAAGCTGTTGCAGTTGGCAGGGAAGCACCATGGATTATATGAATGATAGTGAAGTGCATCCCCTCTGGCACTCAAGTATGCAGGAAGAAGGGCAACATAGTCAATAGTTACTATAAAATTTTAGGAGGGCAGCTATTTACAGCATTGTGCAGTGCAAGTCCTGAACTACACCCCTGTTAATCCTTAACAAGCACAGTTATGTACGGTATAAGTGTTCAGTAGCTTGAATGAATCCAAGTAGTCCTGTTAAAATCAGCTTCAGAGAGGTGATTTATTTCAGTTAGAAACTAATgccagaacaaaacatttcactgaCTC includes:
- the LOC141943543 gene encoding SERTA domain-containing protein 2-like — protein: MLGRGLKRKLSDYEENMAGLSSAFDSSRNLPYPLKRQLVLNMCLTKLQTYKMLVEPNLHRSVLIANTVRQIQEEMRQESNQQPINVCPGITPSSHSYTGMESSGISLQLPSGISQQESNCCDLRSVEDPIENSLLIVSDDDMSSAISSILKDLDFVEDISPPTCLVPTGDDQPKFPENTGLKLEDDRQDLKGAECVFGSFEISNSTSYLKDLAIDDIFEDIDTSMYDSDFCCPPLMPPRPPSLATEEPLKTFPSCNSSSASNIQICRTDLSELDHIMEILVGS